Below is a genomic region from Trichocoleus sp. FACHB-46.
CGACATCACAAGGGATACGATCGAAATGGCCCTGGGAGTTATCGAGCTTCCTGATCAGACGCGAGTTCCTGGCGGACGGCGGCGATCGGGCGAGTTCACCAAGACATTTCACTTTGCGGATGACGAGACGCGAGCCGTATATTTGCGTTGGTTCAGCATGTCACAGGATCGGGGCGATCGCGGAGTTGACCCAACGTACAAACGTAACGCCACCATCATTTTTCTCAGATTATTTCAAGGCTCTCCTGGGACTTATAACAGTGGCTCTGATGCGCCACCCCTTAGAGCTCGACTCTTTGGTTGCTGGATTTCGAGGATGACAATCCCCGATTTTGACATGAACGCAGATGAAGGAGACGGCACGTGTATTGCAGAAATTACGATGCAGTTCGATGATGTCGATATTGAGGAGCAGAGCGCTCTTCCCGCTCTGAACGCTAGATAGATTTTCGGTCGTAGCCTCTCCTAGGACAGCCCCCTTCTCGGGGGTTTTTTAATGCCAATTTGAGCAATTTGTGGCGATCGCACCAAAAAATTGTTTATTTAATAGCGTTAATTCCATAACGTTACGGTAGAATTTGACTCATTGTTGGCTCTATTAGGAGAGTGGTTCGTTGAGCCAAATTATTGCAGTTTTTAACCAAGCGGGTGGAGTCGGAAAGTCTACCCTGACGATGAATTTAGGCTATCAACTAGCTCAGCGCAAGAAGCAAAAAGTTCTATTGATTGACATGGACCCGCAAGGCTCATTGACCTTGTTTATGGGTTTGGAACCATCAGAGCTAAAAGCAACGATCTATGAGTCGATCATGGAGGATCGACCTCTCGAACCTCATACGTTGCATGGCATGGATTTAGTGCCTGCCAACATCAACCTTAGCGGGGCTGAGCTGGAACTGGTGATGGCGGATGCCCGTGACTATCGCTTGCAAGAAGCTCTCAAGCCTTTGCGCGATCGCTATGACTACATCTTGATTGACTGCCCTCCCAGCTTAGGGCTGCTGAGCTATATAAGCTTAGTTGCTGCCACTCACATTCTCGTTCCCATTCAAACTCAATACAAAGCGTTTTGTGGAACTGAGTTGCTGTTTAAAACAATTGCTCGCGTAAAGAAGCGGACAAACCCTCAACTTCAAGTTGCTGGGTTTGTGCCGACGATGTATGCTTCCCAGAACTCACAAGACAAGCGAGCACTGCAAGCCATTACAGAGCAGATGGCACCTGTTGCTAAAGTTTTTGACCCAATTGTACGAGCCACAGCTTTAGCAGATGCCGCAGAGGACCACTTACCTCTAGCGCTTTACAATGCCAAGCATCCGGCTTTGGAGATTTTGAATCAGATCGCTAAGCATTTGGAGAAATTGAAGTGAAGACTAGGAGCGAGAAACCTTACCGCCAGGTGATGGGGGTAGATGCTCTGTTTGGCACCGATGAGCCAGAAGTTGCCAAACAAACAATTTCAGTGTCAGCAATTCATCTACCTGCTCATCAACCCCGACGCTACTTCGACCCGCAAAGGATGGAGCGGTTAGTTGATTCTGTTAAAGAGTATGGAATTTTAGAAAACTTGTTGGTTCGCCCACTGTCATCAGGGCAGTATGAGTTAGTTGCTGGGGAACGACGTTACCGTGCAGCAAAAGAGGCGGGACTGGATGAAGTGCCCGTCACAATCCGAGAACTAACGGATGACCAAGCACTAGAGATTGCACTGATTGAGAACCTTCAGCGGGAAGATCTCAATCCCGTTGAAGAGACAGAAGGTGTCTTGCAGCTTTTGGCTAATCGATTAGGCGGAACAACTAACGAGGCGATCGCCATCCTCAACCGCAAAGCCTATTTAGATCGCACTGAAGGGGAGCTTGATGAAGTTACGGAAAACGTTTTCCGTAATCAATGGGAAGTTGTAGAAGGGGTGTTTGCCGCTGTTGGCAAATTTACGCCCGAAAGCTTCAGAGTCAGCCGCTTGCCACTACTCAAACTTCCAAGTGATGTTCTGGAGACACTACGACAAGGCCAGCTTGAGTACACCAAGGCACGAGCGATCGCGGGCGTCAAAGATGATGAGCAGAGGCAGGAAATACTTGAAGAGGCGATCGCGCAAGAACTGTCTCTGAGTCAGATTAAAGAGCGAATCAAATCACTCAAGCCTTTGCCAGAGGAATCCCTTAAATCTCGATTTGACTCCACCTACAAGCAAGTCAAGAAATCGGGGCTCTGGGACGATCCTAGGAGACGCAAGCAGTTGGAAAAGTTACTTGCTCAAATGGAGTCCTTACTGGCTGAATAAAAATTTGAGATGCTGTAAGATGGCAGCGTGGCTGAGTTATTTTGATAAGAGCGATCGGACTGAGGATAAGACCTGCGCGATCGTTTGAGATGCTTAGACCTTCTAAACAGTTCTGGATATTCAACTATTAGGAGGGATGCGCGATCGCGCCATCTGCTGCTCCAATCAAGCATGACTTCAAGCGTAAGTTCAGGCAAGGACTTACCTATGAGCAGGTTCTGGACTGTGTCTTTGAGCCTTATTTTGTTATTCGCAGAGTGGATCGGCAAGCTCAACGCCAAGGCATTGACCGAATTTTCAATGCCCGCTCACAACCTGAATTGGTTTGGACGGTTGAGTATAAAGCTGATTTAAAAGCAGAAAAGACGAAGCGAGCCTTTATCGAGACAGTCAGTGTTGATGCGAGACAGTGTTGGGGATGGGCTTACACCTCCAAAGCTGACACCCTGATTTACTATCTACCTCAGAAACAATGGGCCTTTATCATTCCTTTCGACGTATTGAGAGAACGGCTCCCTCAGTGGGAAAAGTCTTGTCAAACTGGTTCTGCTCAGAACGATGGATACAAAACTCATGGGTTGCTAGTTCCCTTGGAAGAGTTGAGTAGCTGTGCAGACAAGATTGCCTGCTGCAAGAAGAGCAGAGAGCTATAGATAGGTAATTGCCAATGACAAATTCCCTTCCCTTATTGATAGATGTTGAACCAAATATTATTTTCACTAATGCTTGGTTTGGAACTGATACTCACCAACCCGCTGTTTATTGGCAGCTTAACCAAAAAAACGGATTACTCACCTTAGTCGAAGCTAGGGCCAGGGCACAGGCAATATTTCAAGCGGTAGCTTATGCCGAAGGGGAAGCCGCGATTGTCAAAGGTGTAATGGCAATGCATCTGAACGCTCTAAAAAGCACTAAAAAAGGGTTTGGAGCACAAGCTCAAGAGCAAAAGCAATCGGCAGAAATGGAAGCTTTGATAATGGCTGCTCAGTTACGGCGGTTCTTACAACAGGGGCGATCGCCCTTGATTGAAGGGATCGAAGTAATTTTTGGGATGAAAACGCGCAGAGCTCTCATTGACTGTACTTGGTATGGCGAGCTTACTCAGTGGGAAACAACGCAGGCGATTGAGCATGCCACCATCCTAATTGAAACTGCTGAGGCGGCTGAAAGCGATGCTTATTTCCGATGGTTTTTAATGGAGCGAGTTGGAATTGAAGCAGAAGAAACTTACCCACTAATTGCTGAATTTCAAACATTTCGTCAACGTAGGCAGTTAGAGGAATTGTTTGAAGCAGGCAATCACTAACTGGGTGTCCGCTGCATATGAAAGAATCACTTAAGAGGCGATCGCTAATGACCTTGAAAAAAATTATCAGTGGTGGACAAACCGGGGCAGATAAAGCAGGACTTATTGCAGCAAGGGCGCTGGGGCTAGAGACAGGCGGTTGTGCTCCTAAAGGGTGGAGAATTTGCTTGCCAGATGGGTCTGATGGCAGCGACCCATCATTGCAAGATTACGGCTTGGTCGAACATGAGAGTCGGGAGTACCCACCTAGGACAATACTGAATGTCCAGTCATCAGATGGGACTGTTTGGTTTGGATACGAGAAAAGCCCTGGCGGGAAGTTGACGCTTCAAACGGCAGAGGCCAAGGGCAAGCCATCTATCATCAATCCCACAGCATCAGAGCTTAGAGAGTGGGTAACCGCAAAAGATATTCAGACTTTAAACGTTGCAGGCAACAGACAAAGTCCAGAAAATCCAGATATTTTTGAGTTCACTTATCAAACTATCTGTGAAGCGTTTAGAGGCGATCTCGATGCCTGACTTATACCGACCTCCTTCCGGCATAGATTTTGCAGGTGCCTTGTCAAATCTCTACAACGAAGGCAAGCCAGGGATACTGAGCACAAAAGACGGAAAACTAAAAGGAAAGATTTTATCTCTGCACCCGCAAATTCGGGTAACGATCGATGGTAAGGCAGGATGCATAATCCTTACTCCGCAGCAATTTCAAGAATGCTGGGAATTTGAATGAAGGAGCGATCGCCCATGACATCAAGACTCACTGCGATCACCCTGTTGACCCATGAGGAACTGGCAAGCCTATCCGAGTTCGAGAAGTGGTTGAAGTCAAAAAATCCAAAAGAAGTAGTTGGAACTGCCTGCACTAGGCATGACTGTCCACTAGCAAGGCGAATACAAGAAAATTACCCAACAGAGAGCGTGACCGTAGATAAAGAGGGTTTCAATATTGAAGGCAAGCAAGTGCCGCACTCTAGCTTAAGCGACGCTTTTGTTACATGGCTCGATGATGAATTTAATGGAGAGCGATGTAGAGTGACAGCGCGTAAGGCATTACTTGTGCTTCAAGGCGCTCGGCGATACTGCGATGAACTGATTCAAAGAAAAATTTAGAGCGAGCACTAATGAAAGCACACTTGGCAGAAATTTTTAATTTCACCTGCGATCGCGACCCCAAGCATTGGTGGAGTTCTGACGGCATTCGTCCCGACATTGGGCAGATGCTGTTGTGTCCCTACTGCGGGCATAAGAATGTAGTCACGGAAATTGTGAACCACACTGTAACGTTGCCCTCAGTGGAAGTGGAAGCTACTGAACAGAAACTACCTACTGTTGATGAGATGGTCGGAATCTTGAATATTGAGGGCGATCGCTAATGCTTTGTACTGGATATTTTGTCTGTCATAGAGGTTGTGGTTATGGACCCTTTGACATTGCCAATGTCGCCAAAGAAAAGGCTGCTCAATTAACAAACCGGGACAACAATAAATTTGCTGCCCATATAAAGGTGGGAAGTGTTGATATCAGTGATAAGCAATTTCGCAGGGGTAATCTAAAGACAGTTAGCGTTTTGCTTTGAACGCACTAGTTTTCATCCAAACATTAAAAATATCTACAATAATCTTTGGATCTATTGAAAGTGCTTGGTTCCCTAACTATGTCTAAGCTCGAAAAAGTACACGAAAATGACCAAAGTATTACCTTTGCCCTTAAAAACGAATCTGGTATCAATGTGGGCTTTGCGACCTATATCAAGCCAAACCTAAACAATGGGCAGTGGAAAATTGACAACTTACATACAACACAGGGATATCGGCACCAAGGCTATGGTACAGAGCTGCTCGAAAAATCCTGTGAAGCTGTTCAACAGATTGAAAATACTGCAATTGTGGTAACACCTATGGGTTCAATGAACCCGGAAATCTTGCCAGCAGCAACACCTGAAGAAGAGATCAGCCGTGCTTACCAAGAAAAACCAAAACTCGTTGATTGGTATAGAAGACATGGCTTTAAGGGGGACGAGCCAACATTGATTAAAGAGAAAGCGAGTTTAGATGCCAGCTATACCTAACCGCAGACTGCTTCTGATCAGCAAGCGAGCGCTTGAGTGGAGCGATGAGATAGAAGCAGTTCGTCAGGAGATAGAAGATGATCAGAAGAGGTTGAACGAGTCTTTGAACTCATTTCTAATCACTTAGTGCCGTCATCCATTGAAGCTGAAGCTTGATTGTTAAAATTTGAGCCAAGCGTTAGTTAGCTACCCATGCCACCCAAGTCCCCTAATCCAGCAAAGTTTGGGAGTCTCTAAATGAGCGACAGCAGACCTACCTCAAATTAATTTATCAGGTTGATCAAGAGACTGAGGCCTATGAAAAGGGACGCTGGAATGGAGGACAGCGATCGCCCCAACAGTTGCTGAAGCTGTTCAGGCAGCAGTAAAGAAGATTAGTAGCGATACAAAAAATCGGCTATCAATCAATCCTCGCCTTCCCTAAATTCAATCCTCCCAGAACTATCAAGCAGAGATAATGCCTGCAATTCCCCTCCCTAGACTAACTGCTTCCAATCAACAAGCGATCGCCAAAGCCAATGACCCAATGGGGATGGAAGGGCGGCGATCGTTTGCCAATGAAATGACTAAAGCGCGGGCGGCTGGAATTGAACGGTGGTATCGCGAAGGCGGCAAATTCTTTTTGGCCTGGGTGAAGGAGCATTATCGCCGCTGGACTGGGGAACCACTCAACTGGGACGAACCCTATGCTGAGGAAGCTTACCTGCTGCGAGGCAATCCTTGGGTAGAGAAGTTGATGGAGGAAAAGGGCGGGCAGGTTGGTTATTCTGAATCAATGATTGCGATCGCCTCGTTTGTCTTGGCAGTGGTGCGAGTTAGCGTTGGTTATGGGTTTGAGCAAGAGCGAAAGATGCGTGACCTAACAGCTCCACGCATCCAACCTGCCTTCAGCCATATTCAGCCTATCCAGCAGCTCCTACTTCGCTACAAAGATGCATTGCGGCGGGAAGACACTGATTCAAAAGACCGGAAGATTACAGTTGGAGCGGTACCACTCACCTTTTTCTACACTTCTACTAGCTCCGCCAAAACTTCTCAAGAACGTCAAGCACCTGCTTCGATGACCTCCTTTGAGGCTTGGGTGGTGATCGGAGATGAGGTTGAAGCTTGGCCCACGGGAACATTAGATATCGCTATGGAGCGGCAGAGTGCCTGCACCATGCCCACAAAGCCGTTGCGTGCGGGCTCTACTCCAGGTGCTGAAGGCGGAATTGTAGATGCCCAAGTGAAGGGGAGCAAGTATCTTTTTCAATGGCGGGTAACTTGCCCTCACTGTCAAACTACTCAATTTCTCCATCCATTTGGCAATTTTCTGAAGGCCAAGGATGTGGAGCTGGAAGATGGCTCCAAAGAAAGGCAGTTCATTGATATCACTGGCAGGCCCCATGATTGGTTTTGTAGGAACCAAACAGATTTAGAGTCACGCACTGCCACTGCCTATGTTGGCTGCATTGAGTGTGAAGAGCAGTTGACTTGGGAGGCGATCGCCAGCGGGTGCTTTGCGGATAACCCGCATCGCTCGCAAGAGGCGGTGAAAGCTGACCCCGACGGGCTTACCCTGCGTCAGCTGTGCGATCGCGTTCTTCAAGAACGACTACCCATTCATGAGTGGGTTGCGCTCCGCCTGCCTCGTGTTGCATCTAAACTATTTGAACCTGTTGAACGGATTCGCAAGCTAACCACGACCAAGAATCCCGCAGATGCTATTCAACAGGGGTTAGGGGTTTCGGTCTCCATCGGTATGGGCAAGATCAGCTTGCCTCGACTGCTCCGCTGTATTGGTGCTCCACTGGCAGAGGAGTTAATCAAGCCTGATTTAGTAGTGATGGGAGTAGACCAAGGTACCGCTGCCAACTGGGCAATGGTGCAGCATTGGTATCTGCCTACTGATGAGAAGGATCTGGAGCAACAGTGGCTCAAAGCTCATGTTCAGGTTGTTTGGTATGGGCAGATTGCAGGGCTTGATGAAATTGATGATTTTGTTGCTCGGTATGACATTGATCTAGTTGGGATCGATGGAGAGCCAGAGATTCAGACAGCTGCTGCCTATGCTCGGAAGCACCAACCCCGCAAGGTTAAAAAAGGTAAGGTCTATTTATTTGACCAAGTCCACCTTAAAGGGCAAGAGTGGAAGGAGACGGTACGAATCAGCCAGAAGCAGAAAGTAAAGATGTATGCCATGCACCGAACTTGGGGACTAGATGCGGTGCGCGATCGCATCAACCGGAGCCTACTTCACCTGCCAGCGGGTCTCGTGTATGAGCCCAAAGATCCTCAGAATTTGCTTTACCACTATTTAACTAGCGAACGCATGCAGGGAAAATGGGCTGAGCCAGAAGGTGAACCGGACCACCTGATGCATGCGGACAATTTCTGCCAAGCCGCCGTGCACGTTAACTTCTTCACGAAAAAGGGGGGTGGATTGTCTTTTTCCTCAATGGATTAGCGATCGCTGCTGTTCAATCTGTTCCTACTCAATCGTTGAAATTTCCGGAGATTGGACGTCCTGGTTAACATTCGTTAGCGTAAGCTGCTCCAGGGTGAGTCCGTATGCATTCTCAAGGCCTATCACCCCTTCTAAATTAGCCTGCTGTAGAAATGCTCCTTGCAATCTAGCTTCACTAAGAAAAGCACCTCGAAGATCTGCTCCATCAAGCTTTGCTCCTTCAAGGTTAGCTCCTTGCAAGAAGGCTTTTCGGAAATTACTAGTTAAGAAATCTGCTTCCTGCAAATTAGCTTCCATAAGGTTTGCTTCTTGTAGATTAGAGCCTCTTATGGAAGCCCTTTGACAATTAGCTTTGACAAGATTAGCTGCTTGGAAGTCAACATTTCTAAATATTGCCTCCTCAAGTTTGGCCTCCCTTAAATCTGCTCCTAAAAACTTAGTATTGAAAATACCTGCTTTGCGGAGATTAGCTTTTATAAGCGTGGCCCGTTGTAGCTCAGCTTCATTAAGATATGCCTCTTGTAGATCGGCCTCCATAAGAATGGCTTCTTGCAGATTGACTTTTATAAGCTTTGCTCCTTGCAGATTAGCTTGATAAAAATTCACTCCTTGCAAACGGGCTCCAGCAGCAAGCGTAACTCCTCGCAGATCTGTTGCGCCCAAATCAATTGGATGGAGTTCTTCTGGATCTCCATGAGAGTGTTTGCGGCGACCAAGAACGGTTAAAACAGCTTGAATATCAGTAGGAGCTTTATTAAGTATTGGCTTTACCAGTTTTCTTTGCTTAGATGACTTAGTTGGAGGCCAAGGAGCTCTTTCTCTAATGTACGCCGTTAGAACTTCAATGACCTGCCAGTAATCTTTAGTAGAGTCATTAGCAATTCGTTCTAAGGCGTAGATTCCTCCTAGGCGAATCTCCATTTCTGAACTACCAAGCTGTTCTATTGCTTTTGTAAAACGCTCTGTAATTAACCTCTCTTCGGTCAGTTCTGCATTTTTAAGTCCAATCTCAACGTTTTTTAATCCAATTTCTATGTTTTTCTCGGCAGCAATCGCGGTTTTGTCCATTGCTTCAGCCCGCTTAGCTGCATAGTAAGCATTGATTAAAACTGCAAATCCTCCAAAGAGTGTTGCAGTAACCTTGAGACTTTCAATAATGGTATTAACCCGCTTGTCGAGTTGTTCCTCAGGAAATGGTATGTTGAAAGCTCCAAGGCCAACTGCCACTAATACAAGCAGGAAAATAATTGCTGCTGTTGCCAAGAGGCTTCCTACTTGCTCTGTACCCATGGATGTCCTGCCAAGCTAATTCTTTTGTTCAGAGTTCCCTAGCTCAAGCCATTAAGTACTTTGAGAACTCCTCTCGCTTACTAGTGCAATCGCCTGTGTGAATTAATTCATTCGCTCTTCAGTCATGCGAGCTATCTTCTTCCATCAATTCAAGCGAACCGAAAAACATTAAGTCCAATACTTGCTCTTGCCCATTATCTGCTTCTTCTAGATATCGAACCAATTGATTCAACATCCTCCAAGCTTGCAATCTGCTGCTAATACGGACGTTTAATGAGTTTGGGGAGTAGGCTTTTCCGCCAAGATTTTGAGTGTGTTGATCGCAATAAAAATTGTAATTTCCTCTCCAAAATTGCTCTGGATTTTCGGGATCAAAGTCTTTTGAAGCTAATACATCGGCACCAGAGTCAGAAGTTGTGAGTTGGTCACCTAAAGAATTTGTTCTCTGTCTCATATACTCAGGGAGAGAACTCATGATTGCGTTCCAACTCACTTCAGGTGTAATGACCCCAGTTAATACACGAGTATCAACCGCCTCAATTGGTTTACCAATCGGGTCTTGAGGGAATTTGCGATAAGCATCACAGGTGAAATCAGTAAGCTTGCGGTAAGCCAGTACCAGTGATTGCCCATCTCGCCGACCAACGCCAACGACAATTTGGGATTGCTTGGTTTTATCTAAAGCTCCCGCAGAAACAGATTTTTTGTTGCCCTTACCTTTAATGAGCCTCAAGAATGGATATTGATGAGGATCTTCTAGCCACTCCCAATCAAGCGATTGCAGTACGTGGAGAAGCTCCAGGTTTTCAGCGTAGTAAGTGCCTGAGTTATCTAATGGGTGCTGTTTAGACATTGATCCTCTTTGTTACCTCTGAAATTGCATCGCACATGCGATCGCCCCTCTTAATAAGGCGACATTTTACCAAGGCTATGTGATATCGGGGTGAAGCGGGTTCGATGCCTGCCTCTTCCATTGACAGAGCCATCCAAAAGAAGTAGTTAATTTTTATTCAAAAATGTAATATTTGTAGTATGGCAACGCCTACTACTGCACCAACTTCAAGTCCTGAAATGGTTCGCGCCATCCAAGAGCGCGATATGTTGGTGCGCGAATGTCAAGGATTGCTCTGGCAGGTAGCTCGCCGTCCTGGTTGTATCAAGCTGCTAATGGGCGTTCGCCGTCAGTTGCAAATATTTGCAGGCTATAAAAAAGGACGCTGGGAGCGATAGAAAAACATTCACAGTAGAAGAATTCTTAGGGTTGCGATCGCTCAATAGTCGTCAGATTACAAGGGACACTCCACATTCGACCTTGTTTGAAATCCTGTAGGCCTCATCCATTGTCCACATGCCTCGAAAAGGGTGCCTGACAAAGGGCTTAGTTAAAAGCTTAAGGGGGCAAGTTTGGTTGCTTGG
It encodes:
- a CDS encoding pentapeptide repeat-containing protein — encoded protein: MGTEQVGSLLATAAIIFLLVLVAVGLGAFNIPFPEEQLDKRVNTIIESLKVTATLFGGFAVLINAYYAAKRAEAMDKTAIAAEKNIEIGLKNVEIGLKNAELTEERLITERFTKAIEQLGSSEMEIRLGGIYALERIANDSTKDYWQVIEVLTAYIRERAPWPPTKSSKQRKLVKPILNKAPTDIQAVLTVLGRRKHSHGDPEELHPIDLGATDLRGVTLAAGARLQGVNFYQANLQGAKLIKVNLQEAILMEADLQEAYLNEAELQRATLIKANLRKAGIFNTKFLGADLREAKLEEAIFRNVDFQAANLVKANCQRASIRGSNLQEANLMEANLQEADFLTSNFRKAFLQGANLEGAKLDGADLRGAFLSEARLQGAFLQQANLEGVIGLENAYGLTLEQLTLTNVNQDVQSPEISTIE
- a CDS encoding ParA family protein gives rise to the protein MSQIIAVFNQAGGVGKSTLTMNLGYQLAQRKKQKVLLIDMDPQGSLTLFMGLEPSELKATIYESIMEDRPLEPHTLHGMDLVPANINLSGAELELVMADARDYRLQEALKPLRDRYDYILIDCPPSLGLLSYISLVAATHILVPIQTQYKAFCGTELLFKTIARVKKRTNPQLQVAGFVPTMYASQNSQDKRALQAITEQMAPVAKVFDPIVRATALADAAEDHLPLALYNAKHPALEILNQIAKHLEKLK
- a CDS encoding YpsA SLOG family protein, which encodes MTLKKIISGGQTGADKAGLIAARALGLETGGCAPKGWRICLPDGSDGSDPSLQDYGLVEHESREYPPRTILNVQSSDGTVWFGYEKSPGGKLTLQTAEAKGKPSIINPTASELREWVTAKDIQTLNVAGNRQSPENPDIFEFTYQTICEAFRGDLDA
- a CDS encoding ParB/RepB/Spo0J family partition protein yields the protein MKTRSEKPYRQVMGVDALFGTDEPEVAKQTISVSAIHLPAHQPRRYFDPQRMERLVDSVKEYGILENLLVRPLSSGQYELVAGERRYRAAKEAGLDEVPVTIRELTDDQALEIALIENLQREDLNPVEETEGVLQLLANRLGGTTNEAIAILNRKAYLDRTEGELDEVTENVFRNQWEVVEGVFAAVGKFTPESFRVSRLPLLKLPSDVLETLRQGQLEYTKARAIAGVKDDEQRQEILEEAIAQELSLSQIKERIKSLKPLPEESLKSRFDSTYKQVKKSGLWDDPRRRKQLEKLLAQMESLLAE
- a CDS encoding phage terminase large subunit family protein, which gives rise to MPAIPLPRLTASNQQAIAKANDPMGMEGRRSFANEMTKARAAGIERWYREGGKFFLAWVKEHYRRWTGEPLNWDEPYAEEAYLLRGNPWVEKLMEEKGGQVGYSESMIAIASFVLAVVRVSVGYGFEQERKMRDLTAPRIQPAFSHIQPIQQLLLRYKDALRREDTDSKDRKITVGAVPLTFFYTSTSSAKTSQERQAPASMTSFEAWVVIGDEVEAWPTGTLDIAMERQSACTMPTKPLRAGSTPGAEGGIVDAQVKGSKYLFQWRVTCPHCQTTQFLHPFGNFLKAKDVELEDGSKERQFIDITGRPHDWFCRNQTDLESRTATAYVGCIECEEQLTWEAIASGCFADNPHRSQEAVKADPDGLTLRQLCDRVLQERLPIHEWVALRLPRVASKLFEPVERIRKLTTTKNPADAIQQGLGVSVSIGMGKISLPRLLRCIGAPLAEELIKPDLVVMGVDQGTAANWAMVQHWYLPTDEKDLEQQWLKAHVQVVWYGQIAGLDEIDDFVARYDIDLVGIDGEPEIQTAAAYARKHQPRKVKKGKVYLFDQVHLKGQEWKETVRISQKQKVKMYAMHRTWGLDAVRDRINRSLLHLPAGLVYEPKDPQNLLYHYLTSERMQGKWAEPEGEPDHLMHADNFCQAAVHVNFFTKKGGGLSFSSMD
- a CDS encoding GNAT family N-acetyltransferase yields the protein MSKLEKVHENDQSITFALKNESGINVGFATYIKPNLNNGQWKIDNLHTTQGYRHQGYGTELLEKSCEAVQQIENTAIVVTPMGSMNPEILPAATPEEEISRAYQEKPKLVDWYRRHGFKGDEPTLIKEKASLDASYT